The proteins below are encoded in one region of Symbiobacterium terraclitae:
- a CDS encoding glycine betaine ABC transporter substrate-binding protein: MLKRRIAYAFTALLLSAALLAGCGGARSSGAGDTVVVGSKDFTENILLGEIAAQLLESKTDLKVVRKLNLGGTTVNFNGLKTGDLTLYAEYDGTGYSAHLGHTEPITDPDALFDQVKKEFEEKFGLTWSEPLGLNNTYTLAVPRALAEQYNLKTYSDLLAVDEQLVFGTTNEFMGRTVDGYEPLVRTYGFQFKDVATMQTGLRYKAIENGDIQIMDAYATDGKLKEFDMVILEDDKNFFPPYKGAYVIRMDAVEAHPEILETLNLLGGKLPDETMQELNYRVEVLEEPVDQVARDFLKSAGLID; encoded by the coding sequence ATGCTTAAGCGTCGAATAGCCTACGCGTTCACTGCCCTTCTGCTCTCCGCCGCCCTGCTGGCCGGCTGCGGCGGCGCCAGGTCGTCCGGCGCCGGCGACACGGTGGTCGTCGGCTCCAAGGACTTCACGGAGAATATCCTGCTGGGCGAGATCGCCGCCCAGCTGCTCGAGAGCAAGACCGACCTGAAGGTGGTGCGCAAGCTCAACCTGGGCGGGACCACCGTCAACTTCAACGGCCTGAAGACCGGCGACCTCACCCTGTACGCCGAATACGACGGCACCGGCTACAGCGCCCACCTCGGCCACACCGAGCCGATCACCGATCCCGACGCCCTGTTTGATCAGGTGAAGAAGGAGTTTGAGGAGAAGTTCGGCCTCACCTGGTCCGAGCCCCTGGGCCTGAACAACACGTATACGCTGGCCGTCCCGCGGGCGCTGGCCGAACAGTACAACCTGAAGACCTACTCCGACCTGCTGGCGGTGGACGAGCAGCTGGTCTTCGGCACCACCAACGAGTTCATGGGCCGGACGGTGGACGGGTACGAGCCGCTGGTGCGGACCTACGGCTTCCAGTTCAAGGACGTGGCCACCATGCAGACCGGCCTGCGCTACAAGGCCATCGAGAACGGCGACATCCAGATCATGGACGCCTACGCCACCGACGGCAAGCTGAAGGAGTTCGACATGGTCATCCTCGAGGACGACAAGAACTTCTTCCCGCCGTACAAGGGCGCCTACGTCATCCGCATGGACGCCGTGGAGGCCCACCCCGAGATCCTTGAGACCCTCAACCTGCTGGGGGGCAAGCTGCCCGACGAGACCATGCAGGAGCTGAACTACCGGGTCGAGGTCCTGGAGGAGCCCGTAGACCAGGTCGCCCGCGACTTCCTGAAGAGCGCCGGGCTGATCGACTGA